One Bacteroidota bacterium DNA window includes the following coding sequences:
- a CDS encoding PAS domain S-box protein has protein sequence MSPEPFEQRSVIEQALASVSHMLVSSGEADLRDVLRILGEALGAECAYLVTIPDESGALDGAKAPLGTMTRWHRDGASSEQSLFGGDIDSASPTLRLLANAQPHAVRDQPVHAGTEGREPAGVAIPLLSKQDRFVGYLGIEHAALPSEALREHGRVLSVFGDLLAGYLSRRDAERALQESEERWRKFVEFNPEPILVTAAGNILYANEACARLLGIDDLRALQNYALRDFLPADQIDLMDLQQVEGSTRTPLEHEIVRLDGTERTVETVAVAVRFHGLEAVQMVMRDITDRKRSEERYRTFVQTISEGVWRIDIAKPVPALAFPALQAEQILQHGYLAECNTMMTRLLGATRTEAVVGKPVRLLVPALGSKLLEAFVEDGYRLYNYELSVPAAGQATRHFSLNAVGRIERGALVRIWGSCVEVSARVEMERRMVAVLEEQQERIGRDLHDSVGQLLTGIRMLSENLGHRYFAPDDDGFAATRKVTAFAEDALQRVREICRGLVPPQLYQEGIGSALQGLCATMDAISDARCSFTHHGGADVVDYETQLQLYRIAQEAVNNALKHAEPEHVWIRLTREDDTVTLEVEDDGQGFDEERKTRRSLGLYSMKRRASSIRAALTIDSELEVGTLVRVELPAETAPVA, from the coding sequence CCTACCTCGTCACGATCCCCGACGAGAGCGGCGCGCTCGACGGTGCCAAAGCGCCGCTCGGCACGATGACGCGCTGGCACCGCGACGGGGCCTCCAGCGAGCAGTCGCTCTTCGGCGGCGACATCGATTCGGCCAGCCCGACGCTGCGGCTGCTGGCCAACGCCCAGCCACACGCCGTGCGCGACCAGCCCGTCCACGCCGGCACCGAGGGCCGCGAGCCTGCCGGCGTCGCCATTCCGCTCTTGTCGAAGCAGGACCGGTTCGTCGGCTACCTCGGCATCGAGCACGCCGCCCTCCCCAGCGAGGCGCTGCGCGAGCACGGGCGCGTCCTCTCGGTCTTCGGCGACCTCCTCGCAGGCTACCTCAGCCGCCGCGACGCCGAGCGCGCGCTCCAGGAGAGCGAGGAGCGCTGGCGCAAGTTCGTCGAGTTCAACCCCGAGCCGATCCTCGTCACGGCCGCCGGGAACATCCTCTACGCCAACGAGGCCTGCGCCCGCCTGCTCGGCATCGACGACCTGAGGGCGCTCCAGAACTACGCGCTGCGCGACTTCCTACCGGCCGACCAGATCGACCTCATGGACTTGCAGCAGGTCGAGGGGTCCACGCGGACGCCGCTCGAGCACGAGATCGTCCGGCTCGACGGGACTGAGCGGACGGTCGAGACGGTCGCCGTCGCGGTGCGTTTCCACGGGCTCGAAGCGGTGCAGATGGTGATGCGCGACATCACCGACCGCAAGCGGAGCGAGGAGCGCTACCGCACGTTCGTCCAGACCATCTCCGAAGGCGTCTGGCGCATCGACATCGCAAAGCCGGTCCCGGCCCTGGCCTTCCCGGCGCTCCAGGCGGAGCAGATCCTCCAGCACGGCTACCTCGCCGAGTGCAACACGATGATGACCCGGCTCCTCGGGGCCACGCGCACCGAAGCTGTTGTCGGCAAACCGGTACGCCTCCTCGTCCCGGCGCTCGGCAGCAAGCTCCTCGAAGCGTTTGTCGAGGACGGCTACCGGCTCTACAACTACGAACTGTCCGTCCCGGCCGCTGGGCAGGCCACCCGCCACTTCTCCCTCAACGCTGTCGGGCGCATCGAGCGCGGCGCGCTCGTCCGCATCTGGGGAAGCTGCGTCGAGGTCTCGGCGCGCGTTGAGATGGAGCGCCGCATGGTGGCGGTGCTCGAAGAACAGCAGGAGCGCATCGGGCGCGACCTCCACGACAGCGTCGGCCAGCTCCTGACGGGCATCCGGATGCTGAGCGAGAACCTCGGGCACCGCTACTTCGCGCCGGACGACGACGGCTTCGCCGCGACGCGCAAGGTGACGGCCTTCGCCGAGGATGCCCTGCAGCGCGTACGCGAGATCTGCCGGGGGCTGGTCCCGCCCCAGTTGTACCAGGAAGGCATCGGATCCGCCTTGCAGGGCCTCTGCGCCACAATGGACGCCATCTCCGACGCTCGCTGCTCCTTCACGCACCACGGCGGGGCCGATGTGGTAGACTACGAGACCCAGCTCCAGCTCTACCGGATTGCGCAGGAGGCCGTCAACAACGCCTTGAAGCACGCAGAGCCCGAGCATGTCTGGATCCGTCTCACGCGCGAGGACGACACGGTGACCCTCGAAGTGGAGGACGACGGACAGGGGTTCGACGAGGAGCGCAAGACGAGACGCTCGCTCGGGCTCTACAGCATGAAGCGGCGGGCTAGCAGCATCCGCGCCGCTCTAACCATAGATTCCGAGCTGGAGGTCGGCACCCTGGTTCGGGTCGAGCTGCCGGCGGAGACGGCAC